One window of Streptomyces sp. NBC_00273 genomic DNA carries:
- a CDS encoding methyltransferase domain-containing protein, giving the protein MNVARGTAAGETAAKETAVYTHGHHESVLRSHRWRTAENSAAYLIGELRPGMRVLDVGCGPGTITADLAELVAPGGHVTAVDAAEDVLVQARTYAGERGLGDAVSFATADVHALDFPDASFDVVHAHQVLQHVGDPVQALREMRRVCRQGGIVAARDADYAAMTWHPAAPGLDDWLDLYRRVARANGGEPDAGRHLRAWARRAGFTDVTSSATAWCFATPEETAWWSTLWADRTQASAYAAVATRGGHTTAADLAAVADAWHAWGAHPDAWFSVLNAEILCRV; this is encoded by the coding sequence ATGAACGTCGCCAGGGGAACCGCCGCCGGGGAAACGGCCGCCAAGGAGACGGCCGTCTACACGCACGGCCACCACGAGTCGGTGCTGCGCTCGCACCGCTGGCGCACCGCCGAGAACTCCGCCGCGTACCTGATCGGCGAGCTGCGCCCCGGAATGCGGGTGCTGGACGTCGGCTGCGGCCCGGGCACGATCACCGCGGACCTGGCGGAGCTGGTCGCGCCGGGCGGCCACGTCACCGCCGTCGACGCCGCCGAGGACGTCCTGGTGCAGGCCCGCACGTACGCCGGGGAGCGCGGCCTGGGCGACGCCGTGTCCTTCGCCACCGCGGACGTCCACGCGCTGGACTTCCCGGACGCTTCCTTCGACGTGGTCCACGCGCACCAGGTGCTGCAGCACGTGGGCGATCCGGTCCAGGCGCTGCGCGAGATGCGTCGGGTGTGTCGGCAGGGCGGGATCGTGGCCGCGCGCGACGCCGACTACGCCGCGATGACCTGGCACCCGGCCGCGCCGGGCCTGGACGACTGGCTGGACCTGTACCGGCGGGTGGCCCGCGCCAACGGCGGCGAACCGGACGCGGGCCGCCACCTGCGGGCCTGGGCCCGGCGGGCCGGATTCACGGACGTGACCTCCTCGGCGACGGCCTGGTGTTTCGCCACCCCGGAGGAGACCGCCTGGTGGTCGACCCTGTGGGCGGACCGTACGCAGGCTTCCGCGTACGCCGCCGTCGCCACTCGGGGCGGCCACACGACGGCCGCGGACCTGGCGGCCGTCGCCGACGCCTGGCACGCCTGGGGTGCGCACCCCGACGCGTGGTTCTCGGTCCTGAACGCCGAGATCCTGTGCCGGGTCTGA
- a CDS encoding LppU/SCO3897 family protein → MTQPPQPGTGPHGQQPPQGASPQQSPDPLPAAPSRNGGIGVRKALGIAGAVVVLAAVAVGYFLSQDGADRAEAGDCLKNNGDPIFPDLRVVDCGDPDAAFKVVQVLHDTVDTARCQGVSDIGYEEQADRARHKSGKRFVLCFDGIKKK, encoded by the coding sequence ATGACCCAACCGCCGCAGCCGGGCACCGGCCCTCACGGCCAGCAGCCGCCGCAGGGAGCCTCGCCCCAGCAGTCACCGGACCCGCTGCCCGCCGCGCCGTCCCGGAACGGGGGCATCGGCGTCCGGAAGGCGCTGGGGATCGCCGGAGCCGTGGTCGTCCTCGCCGCCGTCGCCGTCGGCTACTTCCTGAGCCAGGACGGCGCCGACCGCGCCGAGGCCGGCGACTGCCTCAAGAACAACGGGGACCCGATCTTCCCCGACCTGCGCGTGGTCGACTGCGGCGACCCCGACGCCGCGTTCAAGGTGGTCCAGGTGCTCCACGACACGGTGGACACCGCCAGGTGCCAGGGAGTTTCGGACATCGGCTACGAGGAGCAGGCCGACAGGGCCCGGCACAAGTCCGGCAAGCGGTTCGTACTCTGCTTCGACGGGATCAAGAAGAAGTAG
- a CDS encoding DUF5107 domain-containing protein, whose protein sequence is MATTVRRAVLTLPAAPLGSDNPLPALRAPDEVHVLDERAREGMPRDMARQIGYEPLRSLLPVRIRDGYGRERAEREFESIVIENDHLRVTVLPGLGGRVHSLVHLPTGRELLYRNPVFQPANFALNGAWFSGGIEWNTGATGHTTLSCAPVHAALVPAPDGGEMVRLWEWERLRDLPFQVDLWLPEDSEFLYVGVRVRNPHERPAPVYWWSNIAVPEDSGTRVLAPADEAWHFGYERALRRVPVPEWEGADRTYPLRGEYPADFFYEVRGGARPWIAALDAAGHGLVQTSTARLSGRKLFVWGAGDGGRRWQEWLTEPGTGGYAEIQAGLARTQLEHVRLEGGAEFSWLEAYGPLSADPAQVHGADWAAARGAAEGALDAVLPRERVDAAYEAWRGRADTDPGERLAQGSGWGALELLCGGFELPGTPFEEDVLEEEQEPWLQLWRTGALPAPRRVVPPGPSLVAAHWRDMLETAPADPLTEYHLGVAQWHAGDVAQAVRSWERGLALAPSRWPLLRCLAVADALAGDAERAADGFAAAFDDLAAESRGGEPWTAAESALGQEAMAALLAAGRLPQARAVWDRLRPALREQGRFRLLAARLLAAEGHVRAARRVFEDGFELPDLREGEETLAEVWSTLTDCPLPARYDFRMRPPTSS, encoded by the coding sequence ATGGCCACCACCGTCCGACGCGCCGTACTGACCCTCCCCGCAGCCCCGTTGGGCTCGGACAACCCGCTGCCCGCCCTGCGCGCGCCCGACGAGGTGCACGTACTGGACGAGCGCGCCCGTGAGGGGATGCCGCGCGACATGGCGCGGCAGATCGGCTACGAGCCGTTGCGCTCGCTCCTGCCCGTACGCATCCGCGACGGATACGGACGGGAGCGCGCGGAGCGGGAGTTCGAGTCGATCGTCATCGAGAACGATCACCTCCGGGTCACCGTGCTCCCGGGCCTCGGCGGGCGCGTCCACTCGCTCGTCCACCTGCCGACCGGCCGTGAACTCCTCTACCGCAACCCGGTCTTCCAGCCCGCCAACTTCGCGCTCAACGGGGCCTGGTTCTCCGGCGGCATCGAGTGGAACACCGGTGCGACCGGGCACACCACCCTGTCCTGCGCCCCGGTGCACGCCGCGCTCGTCCCGGCCCCCGACGGGGGCGAGATGGTCCGGCTGTGGGAGTGGGAGCGCCTGCGCGACCTGCCCTTCCAAGTGGACCTGTGGCTGCCGGAGGACTCGGAGTTCCTCTACGTCGGTGTCCGCGTGCGCAACCCGCACGAACGCCCCGCCCCCGTGTACTGGTGGTCCAACATCGCCGTCCCGGAGGACTCCGGCACCCGGGTGCTCGCCCCCGCCGACGAGGCCTGGCACTTCGGCTACGAGCGCGCGCTGCGCCGCGTCCCCGTTCCGGAGTGGGAGGGCGCGGACCGCACGTACCCGCTGCGCGGCGAGTATCCGGCCGACTTCTTCTACGAGGTCCGGGGCGGGGCCCGGCCGTGGATCGCCGCCCTGGACGCCGCCGGGCACGGGCTCGTGCAGACCTCCACCGCGCGCTTGAGCGGGCGCAAGCTGTTCGTGTGGGGCGCGGGCGACGGCGGCCGGCGCTGGCAGGAGTGGCTGACCGAGCCGGGGACCGGCGGCTACGCGGAGATCCAGGCCGGGCTCGCCCGGACCCAGCTGGAGCACGTACGGCTGGAGGGCGGGGCGGAGTTCAGCTGGCTGGAGGCCTACGGGCCGCTGTCGGCGGATCCGGCGCAGGTGCACGGCGCGGACTGGGCGGCGGCCCGCGGCGCGGCCGAGGGCGCGCTGGACGCCGTACTGCCGCGGGAGCGCGTGGACGCGGCGTACGAGGCGTGGCGCGGCCGCGCCGACACCGACCCGGGGGAGCGGCTGGCACAGGGCTCCGGCTGGGGCGCGTTGGAGCTGCTGTGCGGGGGCTTCGAACTGCCGGGCACCCCCTTCGAGGAGGACGTGCTCGAGGAGGAGCAGGAGCCGTGGCTCCAGCTCTGGCGCACGGGCGCCCTACCGGCCCCGCGCCGGGTGGTCCCGCCGGGGCCGAGCCTGGTCGCCGCGCACTGGCGGGACATGCTGGAGACGGCCCCGGCGGATCCGCTGACGGAGTACCACCTGGGCGTGGCCCAGTGGCACGCCGGGGACGTGGCCCAGGCGGTGCGCAGCTGGGAGCGGGGGCTGGCGCTGGCCCCCTCGCGGTGGCCGTTGCTGCGGTGCCTGGCGGTGGCGGACGCCCTGGCGGGCGACGCGGAGCGGGCGGCCGACGGATTCGCGGCGGCCTTCGACGACCTGGCCGCGGAGAGCCGCGGCGGTGAGCCGTGGACGGCCGCGGAGTCGGCGCTCGGCCAGGAGGCGATGGCCGCCCTCCTCGCGGCGGGCCGGCTGCCGCAGGCCCGCGCCGTCTGGGACCGGCTGCGGCCCGCCCTGCGCGAGCAGGGCCGCTTCCGGCTCCTCGCGGCCCGGCTCCTCGCGGCGGAGGGGCACGTGCGGGCGGCCCGCCGGGTCTTCGAGGACGGCTTCGAACTGCCGGACCTGCGGGAGGGCGAGGAGACCCTCGCCGAGGTCTGGTCCACCCTCACCGACTGCCCGCTGCCCGCGCGCTACGACTTCCGGATGCGGCCGCCTACTTCTTCTTGA
- a CDS encoding arginase family protein, with translation MRTLVLLDAPSNLGLRPPAPGAVPGVYKLAGALREQGLLARLGAVEGGVVVPPRYDRGDWREGDGVFHAEALAAYTVTLADRIERHLRAGEFPVVLGGDCSIQLGAALAMRRLGRYGLAAIDGSADFRHPGNEAVNGPVGAAGGEELALSTGRGQADLADLEGRGPYLRDEDVRLFGLRDGDPDLAELHAARISVATVGEIRRRGAGPVARAALDGLHPPDTAGFWVHLDADVLDPGVMPAVDSPDPGGLLPDELAELLAVLVGSPRCAGLNVTIYDPDLDPDGRAGALLADLVAGAFA, from the coding sequence ATGCGAACCCTCGTGCTCCTCGACGCCCCCTCCAACCTCGGGCTGCGCCCGCCCGCGCCCGGCGCCGTACCGGGCGTCTACAAGCTCGCCGGGGCCCTGCGCGAACAAGGCCTGCTGGCCCGGCTCGGCGCCGTCGAGGGCGGGGTGGTGGTGCCACCGCGCTACGACCGCGGCGACTGGCGGGAGGGCGACGGCGTGTTCCACGCCGAGGCCCTCGCCGCGTACACCGTCACCCTCGCCGACCGCATCGAACGGCACCTGCGGGCGGGGGAGTTCCCCGTCGTGCTCGGCGGCGACTGCTCCATCCAGCTCGGTGCGGCCCTCGCCATGCGCCGCCTGGGACGCTACGGCCTCGCCGCGATCGACGGCTCCGCCGACTTCCGCCACCCCGGCAACGAGGCCGTCAACGGCCCCGTCGGCGCCGCCGGCGGCGAGGAGCTGGCCCTGTCGACCGGCCGCGGCCAGGCGGACCTCGCCGACCTGGAGGGCCGCGGCCCCTACCTGCGCGACGAGGACGTACGGCTCTTCGGGCTGCGCGACGGCGACCCGGACCTCGCCGAGCTGCACGCGGCCCGGATCTCCGTCGCCACCGTCGGGGAGATCCGCCGGCGCGGCGCGGGGCCGGTGGCCCGAGCGGCACTGGACGGGCTCCACCCGCCGGACACCGCCGGGTTCTGGGTGCACCTGGACGCCGACGTGCTGGACCCGGGCGTCATGCCGGCCGTGGACAGCCCCGACCCCGGCGGCCTGCTCCCCGACGAACTCGCCGAACTGCTCGCCGTCCTGGTGGGCTCGCCGCGCTGCGCCGGGCTCAACGTCACGATCTACGACCCGGACCTGGATCCGGACGGACGTGCGGGCGCCCTCCTCGCCGACCTGGTCGCGGGCGCCTTTGCGTAA
- a CDS encoding S9 family peptidase — protein sequence MAATTRPYGSWPSPIDAGLAACLDGRPEYLGTVGPEVWWTEPRPEEAGRRTLVRRRLADGGPEITELPAPWNVRSRVTEYGGLPWAGVERPAGGPLLVFVHFADQRLYAYEPDAPGGPEPRPLTPVSRTGGGLRWADPVLRGDEVWCVLEEFTGPAPTDVRRVLAAVPLDGSAAGNRGAVRELTHDRYRFTTGPRLSPDGRRAAWLVWDHPSMPWDGTELRVAEVTGDGELADARTVLGGPDEAVAQVEWTAEGTLLAVSDRGGWWNPYGVDPRTGWAINLCPREEEFGGPLWKPGLRWLAPLPGDTPHPAGSPPGLVAVLHGQGSSVLGILDPESGDLVDAAGPWTAWQPTLAVHGTRVYGVAASPRSAYEVVELDTATGHARAVGGQRPDPVDPAYYPEPQSRTFLGPDNRQIHAHVYPPHHPAVRAAADELPPYVVWAHGGPTDHVPPVLDLHIAYFTSRGIGVVEVNYGGSTGYGRAYRERLREQWGVVDVEDCASVARALAAEGTADPARLAIRGGSAGGWTAAASLAATDLYACAAIIYPVLDLVGFAEETHDLESRYIDSLAGPPQTLAVLNRERSPVARADGITAPFVLLQGLEDPVCPPAQAERLLDALRDRPVPHAYVTFEGEGHGFRRADTMIRALEAELSLYAQVFGIERTDVPRLELDG from the coding sequence ATGGCGGCGACGACCCGGCCCTACGGCAGCTGGCCCTCACCCATCGACGCGGGCCTCGCCGCCTGTCTCGACGGGCGGCCCGAGTACCTCGGCACGGTCGGCCCCGAGGTGTGGTGGACCGAACCCCGGCCCGAGGAGGCCGGCCGCCGTACCCTGGTGCGCCGCCGCCTCGCCGACGGCGGGCCCGAGATCACCGAACTCCCCGCCCCGTGGAACGTGCGCAGCCGCGTCACCGAGTACGGCGGCCTGCCCTGGGCCGGGGTCGAACGGCCCGCCGGCGGCCCCCTGCTGGTCTTCGTCCACTTCGCCGACCAGCGGCTGTACGCGTACGAGCCCGACGCCCCCGGTGGCCCCGAGCCGCGGCCCCTGACCCCGGTCTCCCGGACCGGCGGCGGCCTGCGCTGGGCCGACCCGGTGCTGCGCGGCGACGAGGTCTGGTGCGTGCTGGAGGAGTTCACCGGGCCCGCGCCGACCGATGTGCGCCGGGTGCTGGCCGCCGTACCGCTGGACGGCTCGGCGGCCGGGAACCGCGGCGCGGTGCGGGAGCTGACGCACGACCGGTACCGGTTCACCACCGGGCCCCGGCTCTCCCCGGACGGCCGGCGGGCCGCCTGGCTGGTGTGGGACCACCCCTCGATGCCGTGGGACGGTACCGAGCTCAGGGTGGCCGAGGTCACCGGGGACGGGGAGCTCGCCGACGCACGGACCGTACTCGGCGGCCCCGACGAGGCCGTCGCCCAGGTCGAGTGGACGGCCGAAGGGACCCTCCTCGCGGTCAGCGACCGCGGCGGCTGGTGGAACCCGTACGGGGTGGACCCGCGGACCGGCTGGGCGATCAACCTCTGCCCGCGGGAGGAGGAGTTCGGCGGCCCGCTGTGGAAGCCGGGGCTGCGCTGGCTCGCCCCGCTCCCCGGGGACACCCCGCACCCGGCGGGCTCGCCGCCCGGGCTCGTCGCCGTCCTGCACGGGCAGGGCTCCTCGGTGCTCGGCATCCTCGACCCGGAGAGCGGCGACCTGGTGGACGCCGCCGGGCCGTGGACCGCCTGGCAGCCGACCCTCGCCGTGCACGGCACCCGCGTCTACGGCGTCGCCGCCAGCCCGCGCAGCGCGTACGAGGTGGTCGAGCTGGACACCGCGACCGGGCACGCCCGGGCGGTCGGCGGGCAACGCCCGGACCCGGTGGACCCGGCCTACTACCCGGAGCCGCAGAGCCGCACCTTCCTCGGCCCCGACAACCGCCAGATCCACGCGCACGTCTACCCGCCGCACCACCCGGCCGTCCGGGCCGCCGCCGACGAACTGCCCCCGTACGTGGTCTGGGCGCACGGCGGACCCACCGACCACGTGCCGCCCGTACTCGACCTGCACATCGCCTACTTCACCTCGCGCGGCATCGGCGTGGTCGAGGTGAACTACGGGGGTTCCACCGGATACGGCCGCGCCTACCGGGAGCGGCTGCGCGAGCAATGGGGCGTGGTGGACGTGGAGGACTGCGCGTCGGTCGCCCGCGCGCTGGCCGCCGAGGGCACCGCCGACCCCGCCCGGCTCGCCATCCGCGGCGGCAGCGCGGGCGGCTGGACCGCGGCGGCCTCGCTGGCCGCCACCGACCTGTACGCGTGCGCGGCGATCATCTACCCGGTGCTGGACCTGGTGGGCTTCGCCGAGGAGACCCACGACTTGGAATCGCGCTACATCGACAGCCTGGCCGGGCCGCCGCAGACCCTGGCCGTACTCAACCGCGAGCGTTCCCCGGTGGCCCGCGCCGACGGGATCACGGCGCCGTTCGTGCTCCTCCAGGGGCTGGAGGACCCGGTCTGCCCGCCGGCCCAGGCGGAGCGGCTGCTCGACGCCCTGCGGGACCGGCCGGTGCCGCACGCGTACGTGACCTTCGAGGGCGAGGGTCACGGCTTCCGGCGGGCCGACACCATGATCCGCGCGCTGGAGGCAGAACTCTCCCTGTACGCGCAGGTCTTCGGGATCGAACGCACCGACGTGCCGCGGCTGGAACTGGACGGCTAG
- a CDS encoding M20/M25/M40 family metallo-hydrolase: MCAINAEIPAGAGAGAVDTAEPVDAAGTSAGVDVLGVADVVDAVALDEAVEFTSGLIRIDTTNRGGGDCRERPAAEYVAERLAAAGLEPLLLERTPGRTNVVARIEGTDPSAEALLVHGHLDVVPAEAADWSVDPFSGEVRDGVVWGRGAVDMKNMDAMVLAVVRAWARAGVKPRRDIVIAYTADEEDSAVDGSGFLADHHPHLFEGCTEGISESGAFTVHDGPGGRALYPIAAGERGTAWLKLTAHGTAGHGSKPNRANAVSRLAAAVARIGAYDWPVRLTDTVTACIVELAALQGLSVDPRRPDLDVDALLDRLGPAGALVRATVRNSANPTMLSAGYKLNVIPEHATGYVDGRTVPGGEAEFTATLDALTGPDVRWEFHHREVALQAPVDGRTYGILRESVERFDPAGHVIPFCMAGGTDAKQFSRLGITGYGFSPLKLPPDFDYWALFHGVDERVPVDALHFGVRVLDHALRTL; encoded by the coding sequence ATGTGCGCAATCAACGCCGAGATCCCCGCCGGTGCAGGCGCCGGAGCCGTCGACACCGCGGAGCCGGTGGACGCGGCGGGCACATCGGCCGGCGTCGACGTGCTGGGCGTGGCGGACGTGGTGGACGCGGTGGCTCTCGACGAGGCCGTCGAGTTCACCTCCGGCCTCATCCGGATCGACACCACCAACCGGGGCGGCGGCGACTGCCGCGAGCGCCCCGCCGCCGAGTACGTCGCCGAGCGGCTCGCCGCCGCCGGCCTGGAGCCGCTCCTGCTGGAACGCACCCCCGGCCGCACCAACGTGGTCGCCCGGATCGAGGGCACCGACCCCTCCGCCGAGGCCCTCCTCGTCCACGGCCACCTCGACGTGGTCCCTGCCGAGGCCGCCGACTGGAGCGTTGACCCCTTCTCCGGCGAGGTGCGCGACGGCGTGGTCTGGGGGCGCGGCGCCGTCGACATGAAGAACATGGACGCGATGGTGCTGGCCGTCGTACGGGCCTGGGCACGCGCGGGAGTGAAGCCGCGCCGGGACATCGTGATCGCCTACACCGCCGACGAGGAGGACAGCGCGGTCGACGGCTCCGGCTTCCTCGCCGACCACCACCCGCACCTCTTCGAAGGCTGCACCGAGGGCATCAGCGAGTCCGGGGCCTTCACCGTGCACGACGGCCCCGGCGGCCGCGCCCTCTACCCGATCGCGGCGGGGGAGCGCGGGACCGCCTGGCTGAAGCTGACCGCGCACGGCACCGCAGGTCACGGCTCCAAGCCGAACAGGGCCAACGCCGTCAGCCGGCTCGCCGCCGCCGTCGCGCGGATCGGCGCGTACGACTGGCCGGTCCGGCTCACCGACACCGTCACCGCCTGCATCGTCGAACTCGCCGCCCTACAGGGCCTGTCGGTGGACCCGCGGCGGCCGGACCTCGACGTCGACGCGCTCCTCGACCGGCTCGGCCCGGCCGGCGCGCTGGTCCGCGCCACCGTGCGCAACAGCGCCAACCCGACCATGCTCAGCGCCGGTTACAAGCTCAACGTGATCCCCGAGCACGCCACCGGCTATGTCGACGGCCGGACCGTGCCCGGCGGCGAGGCCGAGTTCACCGCCACCCTCGACGCCCTCACCGGCCCCGACGTGCGCTGGGAGTTCCACCACCGGGAGGTCGCCCTCCAAGCCCCCGTGGACGGCCGGACGTACGGGATCCTGCGCGAGTCGGTCGAACGGTTCGACCCGGCCGGCCACGTGATCCCGTTCTGCATGGCGGGAGGCACCGACGCCAAGCAGTTCTCCCGCCTCGGCATCACCGGCTACGGCTTCTCCCCGCTGAAGCTGCCGCCCGACTTCGACTACTGGGCCCTCTTCCACGGCGTGGACGAGCGGGTGCCCGTAGACGCCCTGCACTTCGGCGTCCGCGTCCTCGACCACGCGCTGCGGACCCTGTGA